A region from the Malus domestica chromosome 07, GDT2T_hap1 genome encodes:
- the LOC103439439 gene encoding uncharacterized protein, giving the protein MNQGRQIQMVGGSNYMNNQGQYNDTTFTKIFVGGLAWETQRETMRRYFEQFGEILEAVVITDKNTGRSKGYGFVTFKDPEAAVRACQNPSPVIDGRRANCNLAFLGAQKTRPPIHLHGAGRFRAAHRLVAPPAAYHGSSSTYFPQPTGQYTFPYPVYGYNGYAQDSMYPMNYYGVYGGGGQQFSPYYTTTTGGASGPAGIYQNVYPLYAQYAQSSSQAHALGVQYPQMLQYPYLPQPYGSASTAGILSLPPPSMPITSSTTTPGETAAATGVTSAGADAPQPSGVNSGQSSAT; this is encoded by the exons atgaatcaAGGAAGGCAAATTCAGATGGTGGGGGGAAGTAATTACATGAACAATCAAGGGCAATACAATGACACAACTTTTACCAAAATCTTTGTGGGAGGGTTGGCCTGGGAGACTCAAAGGGAAACCATGAGAAGGTATTTTGAACAGTTTGGGGAGATCTTGGAGGCTGTTGTGATCACAGATAAAAACACTGGAAGATCCAAGGGTTATGGATTT GTTACATTTAAGGATCCAGAGGCAGCCGTGAGGGCGTGCCAAAATCCATCCCCTGTGATTGATGGAAGGAGGGCAAACTGCAATCTCGCATTTCTTGGTGCACAAAAGACTCGCCCACCAATTCATCTTCATG GTGCAGGAAGGTTTAGAGCAGCACATAGGTTGGTGGCGCCACCAGCTGCTTATCATGGATCCTCATCAACCTATTTCCCTCAACCCACTGGCCAATACACATTTCCTTATCCAGTTTATGG GTACAATGGATACGCACAAGATTCCATGTATCCCATG AACTATTACGGTGTCTATGGTGGTGGCGGCCAACAATTCTCACCTTACTACACCACCACAACTGGAGGTGCATCTGGGCCAGCTGGAATTTACCAAAATGTCTACCCATTATATGCTCAATATGCTCAGAGTAGTAGTCAGGCTCATGCCCTTGGTGTCCAATATCCCCAAATGTTACAGTACCCTTATTTGCCTCAGCCCTATGGGTCCGCCTCCACAGCTGGGATCCTCTCACTTCCTCCTCCTTCAATGCCAATCACCTCCTCCACAACTACCCCAG GTGAAACAGCAGCAGCAACTGGGGTCACGTCAGCGGGGGCAGACGCCCCACAACCTTCTGGGGTAAATTCTGGGCAGAGTTCTGCAACTTAA
- the LOC103439437 gene encoding large ribosomal subunit protein P1: MSISEIACTYAALILHDDGIPITAEKIATVVKAANITVESYWPGLFAKLAEKRNIEDLILNVGAGGGGAAVAVAASGASGAAPAAAAPAVEEKKEEPKEESDDDMGFSLFD, encoded by the exons ATGTCGATTTCAGAGATTGCTTGCACCTATGCCGCCCTAATCCTCCACGATGATGGCATCCCCATCACT GCTGAGAAGATTGCAACAGTGGTGAAAGCTGCTAATATCACTGTTGAGTCTTACTGGCCCGGCTTGTTCGCCAAGCTCGCCGAGAAGAGGAACATTGAAGACCTCATCCTGAATGTTGGCGCTGGTGGCGGCGGTGCTGCTGTAGCCGTTGCTGCTTCAGGTGCCAGTGGGGCTGCCCCAGCTGCCGCTGCTCCTGCAGTAGAGGAGAAGAAG GAAGAGCCCAAGGAGGAGAGTGATGACGATATGGGATTCAGCTTGTTCGATTAG
- the LOC103439436 gene encoding granule-bound starch synthase 1, chloroplastic/amyloplastic-like isoform X1 — protein sequence MATITASSFASTSSHVSYGAVSSGSDPKTGFKKMSFGKQTLTHNGLRALNSVDELRVRIMANSVARQTRGKTVNSTRKTSGVIVCGSGMNLVFLGTEVGPWSKTGGLGDVLGGLPPAMAANGHRVMTISPRYDQYKDAWDTEVTVELKVGDKTETVRFFHCYKRGVDRVFVDHPLFLEKVWGKTASKIYGPVAGVDFKDNQLRFSLLCQAALVAPRVLNLNSSKYFSGPYGEEVVFIANDWHTALLPCYLKAIYKPKGIYKTAKVAFCIHNIAYQGRFAFADFALLNLPNEFKSSFDFIDGYNKPVKGRKINWMKAGILESDKVLTVSPYYAEELVSSVEKGVELDNILRKSRIQGIVNGMDVQEWNPVTDKYTTVKYDASTVADAKPLLKEALQAEVGLPVDRDIPVIGFIGRLEEQKGSDILIEAIPHFIKENVQIIVLGTGKKPMEKQLEQLETEYPDKARGIAKFNVPLAHMITAGADFMLVPSRFEPCGLIQLHAMRYGTVPIVASTGGLVDTVKEGFTGFHMGAFNVECEVVDPVDVQAIATTVTRALGSYGTPAFTEIISNCMAQDLSWKGPAKKWEEVLLSLGVANSELGIEGEEIAPLAKENVATP from the exons ATGGCAACCATCACTGCTTCAAGCTTTGCCTCCACAAGTTCCCATGTCAGCTATGGCGCTGTATCGTCCGGATCAGACCCGAAAACAGGATTTAAGAAAATGAGTTTTGGAAAACAGACCCTGACTCACAATGGGTTGAGAGCTTTGAACTCGGTGGACGAGCTCCGTGTCAGAATCATGGCCAATTCAGTTGCAAGGCAAACGAGGGGCAAAACCGTCAACAGCACTAGGAAGACTTCGGGAGTCATTGTTTGTGGAAGTGGGATGAATTTAGTGTTTCTGGGAACTGAGGTTGGTCCATGGAGTAAAACTGGTGGACTTGGTGATGTTCTTGGAGGCCTCCCACCGGCAATGGCT GCAAATGGGCATCGAGTGATGACGATTTCTCCGCGTTATGATCAGTACAAGGATGCATGGGATACAGAAGTCACAGTTGAG CTTAAAGTGGGAGATAAAACCGAAACAGTTCGATTTTTTCACTGCTACAAACGAGGAGTTGATCGTGTTTTCGTGGATCACCCATTGTTTCTCGAAAAG GTATGGGGGAAAACTGCATCCAAAATTTATGGTCCGGTCGCTGGAGTCGATTTCAAGGACAATCAGCTTAGATTCAGCCTTCTATGCCAG GCAGCTCTAGTAGCACCAAGAGTTCTGAACCTTAACAGCAGCAAATATTTTTCTGGACCATATG GGGAAGAAGTTGTTTTCATTGCCAACGATTGGCACACTGCCCTGCTTCCATGCTACCTGAAAGCCATATACAAGCCTAAAGGCATATACAAGACCGCCAAAGTAGCCTTTTGCATTCACAACATTGCTTACCAAGGCAGATTTGCTTTCGCTGACTTTGCACTTCTCAATCTGCCCAATGAATTCAAGAGCTCGTTTGATTTCATTGACGG GTATAACAAACCAGTAAAGGGGAGGAAAATCAACTGGATGAAAGCAGGAATCTTGGAATCAGACAAGGTCTTGACTGTTAGCCCATACTATGCCGAAGAACTTGTTTCTTCAGTTGAGAAAGGAGTTGAATTGGATAACATTCTTCGGAAATCTAGAATTCAAGGAATTGTGAATGGCATGGACGTCCAGGAATGGAATCCCGTAACTGACAAGTATACAACTGTCAAATATGATGCTTCAACT GTGGCTGATGCAAAGCCTCTTTTGAAAGAAGCCCTCCAAGCAGAAGTCGGACTGCCGGTGGATAGAGACATCCCTGTCATAGGTTTCATTGGGAGGCTTGAAGAGCAGAAGGGTTCGGACATTCTCATAGAAGCCATTCCCCATTTTATCAAAGAGAATGTTCAGATTATAGTCCTC GGGACTGGCAAAAAGCCAATGGAGAAGCAGCTTGAACAGCTGGAAACAGAATACCCAGACAAAGCCCGAGGAATAGCGAAATTCAATGTCCCTCTGGCCCATATGATCACGGCAGGAGCTGATTTCATGTTGGTTCCAAGCAGATTCGAGCCATGTGGTCTCATCCAGTTGCACGCCATGCGTTATGGAACT GTGCCCATTGTTGCGTCAACCGGCGGGTTGGTAGACACTGTTAAAGAAGGATTCACTGGATTTCATATGGGAGCCTTCAATGTGGAA TGCGAAGTTGTTGATCCAGTGGATGTACAAGCAATTGCTACAACCGTCACAAGAGCCCTCGGAAGTTATGGAACTCCAGCTTTTACTGAGATCATAAGCAACTGCATGGCTCAAGATCTCTCGTGGAAG GGTCCTGCTAAGAAGTGGGAGGAAGTGCTGCTGAGTTTGGGTGTCGCCAACAGCGAACTTGGGATTGAGGGTGAGGAAATTGCACCGCTCGCAAAGGAAAATGTCGCAACGCCATGA